From Senegalia massiliensis, a single genomic window includes:
- the spoIIE gene encoding stage II sporulation protein E has product MINTELNNLKIKKDSKKMIIQMLREIYKKEITMNSIALFLISLCISRASVMNNLTPFGIAFLVSYSFKYKSKISILIAVSIGTITIHGLNSYQYIIPMVMLYLLINILDFKDKKIFFSLLTASILFIFRSMIMIGTDFYIYDLMIIMFESIIVFSISFIFTYSINFLDNIKNRLFTNEEMISSVIMLSIAVTGVSDISIFSLSIMDILGVFLILFFAYTRGISMATVIGVSIGLISSMSKVDMPYIISIFAISGLLAGVFKDIGKIGIILGFTLGNLIMSFYINGFSTEIIGFKEIVIASIIFFIVSKKISGVSNKIIIGSDRGYLVEDVYSNRIKDITFRRLNEFSSVFKELSDILKKVSYRENILEENDISSLMDSISSEICGKCSMNRICWKNDFYNTYNKMFEVIVKLENKGVISERDLPELFHNRCKNKNNFVEKINNIFNIYRLNYKWEKKITESRQMVSQQLNGVSNIIKDLAKEIYTDIRFKEEVERTIFSELRKEDIPIKEITVTESNEGKFEIYIDLKITCNKERMISKVINIASEVVGYRLIRDRFSTSDLDYDKGVRFKLIKSNRYSSVTRVAVCYDNDNYISGDSYTFGERQNNYYAVLSDGMGRGEKAKTESSITINLLEKFLEAGYDKELALRTINSILVLKSNEEVFTTIDMSILDLYKGNAQFIKIGSAPTFIKRRDRVEIINSNTLPVGILKEVDFNIYESNIEDGDFIIMMSDGLLDSNEEVYDKEKWMKDIIENINSKNPQTIADQILKNSIDISSDNSKDDMTVLVTKVWKKR; this is encoded by the coding sequence ATGATAAATACGGAATTAAATAATCTAAAAATTAAGAAAGATAGTAAGAAAATGATTATACAAATGTTAAGAGAAATATATAAAAAAGAAATTACAATGAATAGTATAGCATTATTTTTAATTTCTTTATGTATATCTAGAGCATCTGTAATGAATAACTTAACACCTTTTGGAATAGCTTTTTTAGTATCGTACTCTTTTAAGTATAAATCTAAGATTTCTATATTAATAGCAGTATCTATTGGAACTATAACAATACATGGTTTAAATAGTTATCAATATATTATTCCCATGGTTATGCTATATTTATTAATTAATATATTAGATTTTAAAGACAAAAAAATATTTTTCTCACTATTAACAGCATCTATACTTTTTATTTTTAGAAGTATGATTATGATAGGAACTGACTTTTATATATATGATTTAATGATAATTATGTTTGAATCAATTATAGTTTTCTCAATATCATTTATATTTACATATAGCATAAATTTTTTAGATAATATTAAGAATAGATTATTCACTAATGAAGAAATGATTTCATCAGTAATTATGTTATCCATAGCAGTGACAGGAGTATCGGATATTTCAATATTTTCTTTATCTATAATGGATATATTAGGAGTTTTTCTTATATTGTTTTTTGCATATACAAGAGGTATAAGTATGGCTACTGTTATAGGTGTTAGTATAGGACTTATAAGCTCAATGTCTAAGGTGGACATGCCATATATAATCTCAATATTTGCTATATCAGGGTTACTTGCCGGTGTATTTAAGGATATAGGTAAAATTGGAATAATATTAGGTTTTACTTTAGGAAATTTGATAATGTCATTTTATATAAATGGTTTTTCTACAGAAATAATAGGATTTAAAGAAATAGTAATAGCATCTATTATATTCTTTATAGTTTCTAAGAAAATTTCTGGAGTTAGTAATAAAATAATTATAGGATCAGATAGAGGTTATTTAGTAGAAGATGTATATAGTAATAGAATAAAAGATATTACTTTTAGAAGATTAAATGAATTTTCAAGTGTATTCAAAGAATTATCAGATATTCTCAAGAAAGTTTCTTATAGAGAAAATATATTAGAAGAAAATGATATATCCTCTTTAATGGATTCTATTTCTTCTGAAATATGTGGTAAATGTTCAATGAATAGAATATGTTGGAAAAATGATTTTTATAATACTTATAATAAAATGTTTGAAGTAATAGTAAAATTAGAAAATAAAGGAGTAATTTCTGAAAGAGATTTACCAGAATTGTTTCATAATAGGTGTAAAAATAAAAATAATTTCGTTGAAAAAATAAATAATATATTTAATATTTATAGATTAAATTATAAATGGGAGAAAAAAATTACAGAAAGTAGACAAATGGTATCTCAACAATTAAATGGTGTAAGCAATATAATAAAAGATTTAGCAAAAGAAATATATACAGATATAAGATTCAAAGAAGAAGTTGAAAGAACTATATTCAGTGAATTAAGAAAAGAAGATATACCTATAAAAGAAATAACAGTTACAGAATCAAATGAAGGAAAGTTTGAAATATATATAGATTTAAAAATAACTTGTAATAAAGAAAGGATGATTTCTAAGGTGATTAATATAGCATCAGAGGTAGTAGGATATAGATTAATAAGGGATAGATTTTCTACAAGTGATTTAGACTATGATAAAGGAGTAAGATTCAAACTTATAAAATCCAATAGATATAGTTCTGTGACAAGAGTTGCGGTGTGTTATGATAATGATAATTATATTTCTGGAGATAGTTATACATTTGGTGAAAGACAAAATAACTATTACGCAGTACTTAGTGATGGTATGGGTAGAGGAGAAAAGGCTAAAACAGAAAGTAGTATTACCATAAATTTATTAGAAAAATTCTTGGAAGCAGGATATGATAAAGAATTGGCATTAAGAACTATAAATTCAATATTAGTATTAAAATCTAATGAAGAAGTTTTTACAACTATTGATATGTCTATTTTAGACTTATATAAAGGAAATGCTCAATTTATAAAAATAGGCTCAGCTCCTACTTTTATAAAAAGGAGAGATAGAGTTGAGATAATAAATTCCAACACACTTCCAGTTGGAATATTAAAAGAGGTAGATTTTAATATTTATGAGAGTAATATTGAAGATGGGGATTTTATAATAATGATGTCAGATGGATTGTTAGATTCAAATGAAGAGGTTTATGACAAAGAAAAATGGATGAAAGATATAATAGAAAATATAAATAGTAAAAATCCACAAACAATAGCTGATCAAATTTTAAAAAATTCAATAGATATATCAAGTGATAATAGTAAAGATGATATGACAGTATTAGTAACTAAAGTATGGAAAAAAAGGTAA
- a CDS encoding ABC transporter ATP-binding protein translates to MGIIETENLTKYYGKSLGIKDVNLDIKEGEIFGFIGPNGAGKSTTIRLLLNLIYPSGGKAKIFGKDVIDCGPEIRGNIGYLPSEIFYYEKMKVKDLLNYSASFYKGDYSNRIKKLSNAMELDLDRKIEDLSYGNKKKVGIVQGLLHEPKLIILDEPTSGLDPLMQQKFFEIIKEENQKGATVFFSSHILSEVQQLCNRVAIIRKGSIVEVEDIKTLRENNYKKISIRGQELNKDLFDFDGVTKLEKNQDEITFFYKGDINIMIENINKIDLRDVMIQEPTLEEIFMHYYR, encoded by the coding sequence ATGGGTATAATTGAAACTGAAAATTTAACAAAATATTATGGAAAATCACTTGGGATAAAAGATGTAAATTTAGATATAAAAGAAGGAGAAATATTTGGATTTATAGGACCAAATGGTGCTGGTAAATCAACTACCATAAGATTATTATTAAATCTTATATATCCTAGTGGAGGAAAAGCAAAAATATTTGGGAAAGATGTTATAGATTGTGGTCCTGAAATAAGAGGAAATATAGGGTATCTTCCTTCAGAGATTTTTTATTATGAAAAAATGAAAGTAAAAGATTTACTTAATTATTCTGCAAGCTTTTATAAAGGGGATTATTCTAATAGGATAAAAAAGCTTTCAAATGCTATGGAATTAGATTTAGACAGAAAAATAGAAGACTTATCCTATGGAAATAAAAAGAAAGTAGGTATAGTTCAAGGATTATTACATGAACCAAAATTAATTATATTAGACGAACCTACAAGCGGATTAGATCCTCTAATGCAGCAGAAATTCTTTGAAATAATAAAAGAGGAAAATCAAAAAGGTGCTACTGTATTTTTTTCATCTCATATATTATCAGAAGTTCAACAACTTTGTAATAGAGTAGCTATTATTAGAAAAGGATCTATTGTAGAGGTTGAAGATATAAAAACACTTCGAGAAAATAATTATAAAAAAATATCTATAAGAGGTCAAGAATTAAACAAGGATTTATTTGACTTTGATGGAGTTACAAAATTAGAAAAAAATCAAGATGAAATAACTTTTTTCTATAAAGGTGATATAAATATAATGATAGAAAATATAAATAAAATAGATTTAAGGGATGTTATGATTCAAGAGCCAACTTTAGAAGAAATATTTATGCATTATTATAGGTAG
- a CDS encoding RNA-binding S4 domain-containing protein: MRIDKFLKNSRIIKRRTVAKEACDTGRVLINENVAKAGSEVSVGDKIEINFGNNTMKIEVLKILEHAPKEKSSEMYKVVE, translated from the coding sequence ATGAGAATAGATAAATTCTTAAAGAATTCTAGAATAATAAAAAGAAGAACGGTAGCAAAAGAAGCATGTGATACTGGCCGTGTTTTAATAAATGAGAATGTTGCAAAGGCAGGTTCGGAAGTATCTGTAGGTGATAAAATCGAAATCAATTTTGGTAATAATACAATGAAAATAGAAGTATTGAAAATTTTAGAACATGCACCTAAAGAAAAATCATCAGAAATGTATAAAGTGGTTGAATAA
- the yabP gene encoding sporulation protein YabP codes for MEKDMKLQNLSLENREKLNISGVEQVESFNESQIVIYTVRGSLTIKGESLNISKLNLEDGNVKIEGMIESLAYSNKTSTGSKEGSFLKKMFK; via the coding sequence GTGGAAAAGGACATGAAATTACAAAATTTATCTTTAGAAAATAGAGAAAAATTAAATATATCAGGAGTAGAACAAGTAGAAAGTTTTAATGAAAGTCAAATAGTGATTTATACAGTAAGAGGATCTTTAACTATAAAAGGAGAATCTTTAAATATAAGCAAGTTAAATCTTGAAGATGGAAATGTTAAAATTGAAGGAATGATAGAGTCTCTTGCTTATAGCAATAAAACAAGTACAGGGTCAAAAGAAGGAAGTTTTTTAAAGAAAATGTTTAAATAG
- the yabQ gene encoding spore cortex biosynthesis protein YabQ has translation MSNLVLEQFCILIKLIIGGIILGFIYDLYRVFRYYLKPKRIATMIEDTIFFILISIIVLLLLFYTNSAELRWYVFLGFLVGSILYKIIFSKYIIKILIFIMNKIIKVFKTILGTVISPIKILINIIKKPLKKILKKIKNGYKDSDKGKK, from the coding sequence ATGTCAAATTTAGTATTAGAACAATTTTGTATATTAATTAAATTAATTATAGGTGGAATTATTTTAGGCTTTATATATGATTTATATAGAGTATTTAGATATTATCTGAAGCCAAAAAGAATTGCTACAATGATAGAAGACACTATATTCTTTATATTAATATCTATTATAGTATTACTTTTATTATTTTATACTAACTCAGCAGAACTTAGATGGTATGTTTTTTTAGGATTTTTAGTTGGTAGTATTCTTTATAAAATAATATTTAGTAAATATATAATAAAAATATTAATTTTTATTATGAATAAAATTATAAAGGTATTTAAAACAATACTTGGTACCGTAATCTCTCCTATTAAAATATTAATAAATATAATAAAAAAACCTCTTAAAAAAATATTAAAAAAGATAAAAAATGGGTATAAGGATAGTGATAAGGGAAAAAAATAG
- a CDS encoding HU family DNA-binding protein: MNKAELITSISEKSGLTKKDAEGALNAFIKSVEEALVEEEKVQLVGFGTFEVRHRKAREGRNPRNPEEKIQIPASKAPVFKAGKTLKETVNNK; encoded by the coding sequence ATGAACAAAGCAGAATTAATCACAAGTATTTCAGAAAAAAGTGGGTTGACTAAAAAGGATGCAGAAGGAGCATTAAATGCATTTATAAAAAGTGTAGAGGAAGCTTTAGTTGAAGAAGAAAAAGTTCAATTAGTTGGTTTTGGAACTTTCGAAGTTAGACACAGAAAAGCTAGAGAAGGAAGAAATCCAAGAAATCCTGAAGAAAAAATCCAAATACCAGCATCAAAAGCACCTGTATTTAAAGCAGGAAAAACATTAAAAGAAACAGTAAATAATAAGTAA
- a CDS encoding FtsB family cell division protein, with protein MKKKKNKFKIKYILIIIFTIYLASIFIRQEFEINKLESNIKDQEQKKTELKEYISENEKKAEYLNNISSAKNPVNYMNSLDNEKQKEEYKKVLEHIENVAREELFMVKPNEIIYIDKNKLKNVFDETP; from the coding sequence ATGAAGAAGAAGAAAAATAAATTTAAAATAAAATATATATTGATAATAATATTTACTATCTATTTAGCAAGCATATTTATAAGACAAGAGTTTGAGATAAATAAACTTGAATCTAATATAAAAGATCAAGAACAGAAAAAAACAGAATTAAAAGAGTATATTTCTGAAAACGAAAAAAAAGCTGAGTATTTAAATAATATATCATCTGCTAAAAATCCAGTTAATTATATGAATTCTTTAGATAATGAGAAGCAAAAAGAAGAGTATAAGAAAGTTTTAGAACATATAGAGAATGTGGCAAGAGAAGAATTGTTTATGGTAAAACCTAATGAAATAATTTACATAGATAAAAATAAGTTAAAAAATGTATTTGATGAAACACCTTAG
- the spoVT gene encoding stage V sporulation protein T, whose translation MKATGIVRRIDDLGRVVIPKEIRRTLRIREGDPLEIFTDRQGEVILKKYSPIGELNEFASEYADSLNETTGYTTLISDRDNIIAISGGTKKGYLNKRLSPELEKLIEGKEIYLTEGNTKPIRITAEEYNPDNYTSQVISPIVTQGDPIGAVILLSKESNNKMGELEVKLCETASRFLSKQMEQ comes from the coding sequence ATGAAAGCTACAGGAATAGTTAGAAGGATAGATGATTTAGGAAGGGTAGTTATACCAAAAGAAATTAGAAGAACACTTAGAATAAGAGAAGGAGATCCTTTAGAGATATTTACTGATAGACAAGGAGAAGTAATCTTGAAGAAATATTCTCCAATAGGAGAATTAAATGAGTTTGCAAGTGAATATGCAGATTCTTTAAATGAAACTACAGGTTATACTACTTTAATTTCAGATAGAGATAATATTATAGCAATATCTGGAGGCACAAAAAAAGGTTATTTAAATAAAAGATTAAGTCCTGAACTTGAAAAGTTAATTGAAGGAAAAGAAATATATTTAACTGAAGGTAATACAAAACCTATACGTATAACTGCAGAGGAATATAATCCTGATAATTATACATCTCAAGTCATATCACCAATAGTAACTCAAGGAGATCCTATTGGAGCAGTTATATTATTATCGAAAGAGTCTAATAATAAGATGGGCGAATTAGAAGTAAAACTTTGCGAGACAGCATCTCGCTTTTTATCAAAACAAATGGAGCAATAA
- a CDS encoding ABC transporter permease subunit, whose translation MNIFKHEFKMKIKSIIIWSLSISGFMLFYMAFFPGLAQDSASFNQLMENFPEEFLQAFGMQSGLSFTTLIGYFTLTFSIIQLVIAIQSANYGFSILSEEERELTADFLMTKPVSRKKIYFSKFFAAFLGLLVTAISISISSFIALEIFNNGEVYDKQNIIIVLSTVPVFQLFFLGIGMLISVIVNKVRSVLSYSFGLTIGLYVVNSIRGIIDSDLLGYITPFYYFEPGYILKNGEYNITFLFIGIIVMLVSFILSYILYLKRDIHSL comes from the coding sequence ATGAATATATTTAAGCATGAATTTAAAATGAAAATAAAATCTATAATTATTTGGTCTCTTTCTATATCTGGATTTATGTTATTTTATATGGCATTTTTTCCTGGATTAGCTCAAGACTCTGCAAGCTTTAATCAGCTTATGGAAAACTTTCCAGAAGAATTTTTACAAGCTTTTGGAATGCAATCTGGACTTTCTTTTACTACATTGATAGGATATTTTACTCTTACATTTAGTATTATACAACTTGTAATTGCAATACAAAGTGCTAATTATGGTTTTTCTATTCTTTCGGAAGAGGAAAGAGAATTGACTGCAGATTTTTTAATGACTAAACCTGTATCAAGAAAAAAGATATATTTTTCTAAATTTTTTGCAGCTTTTTTAGGATTATTAGTAACTGCAATATCTATATCAATATCAAGTTTTATAGCTCTTGAGATATTTAATAATGGAGAGGTATATGATAAACAAAATATAATTATAGTGCTTAGTACAGTACCAGTATTTCAATTATTTTTTCTTGGAATAGGCATGCTTATATCTGTAATTGTAAACAAAGTAAGATCAGTACTTAGTTATTCCTTTGGCCTTACTATAGGTCTTTATGTAGTTAATTCAATAAGAGGCATAATAGATAGTGATTTATTAGGGTATATTACTCCATTTTATTATTTTGAACCAGGATATATTTTGAAAAATGGAGAATATAATATAACTTTTTTATTTATAGGAATAATAGTTATGCTTGTATCTTTTATATTAAGTTACATCTTATATTTAAAACGTGATATTCATTCATTGTAA
- a CDS encoding putative polysaccharide biosynthesis protein, with amino-acid sequence MSKDNFLKGAAILSIAGFLVKILGAVYRIPLANMIGDTGMGYYQAAYPIYTLMFALSTAGIPVAIAKLVSEKNSIGDYRGAQRIFRISFIGLLIGGILTSSFVFLGAKTIADKIGNSNAYYALIALAPALLFTPIMSAFRGYFQGRQDMTPTALSQVIEQLARVGMGLLLVALILRFDKGLPMAAGGASFGASAGALLGSITIIYIYLKRKNKIRREIRRSERFKKQDTSQIIKSILVIAIPITIGASVVPLFGTIDVAIVMRRLQDIGYTEKEASGLYGQLTGMAQTLINFPQVFSVAIGSSLVPAISTAFARRKFSEVKKTASSGIRVTLLIGLPAAMGLFILAEPIIKLLYFSNPIEVQESAGSILRVLSFSVIFLTLVQSLTAILQGMGKAFIPVRNLIIGALAKVVIVYVLTGIPGVGVKGAAVSTITAYMIASFLNLRAVKKYARIRFNLIDLFFKPILSVAIMTLIVSLSYNLLDGFIGSRLATLTAIGLGGISYGFALLLTSTITSKDFELLPGGNKLAIKLKKIGLLRR; translated from the coding sequence ATGAGTAAAGATAATTTTTTAAAAGGGGCTGCTATATTAAGTATAGCTGGTTTTCTTGTTAAAATATTAGGAGCAGTATATAGAATACCTCTAGCAAATATGATAGGTGATACTGGAATGGGTTATTATCAAGCTGCTTATCCAATATATACACTTATGTTTGCACTTTCAACAGCAGGAATACCTGTTGCTATAGCCAAATTAGTATCAGAAAAAAATTCTATTGGTGATTATAGAGGAGCGCAAAGGATATTTAGAATATCTTTTATAGGGCTTTTAATTGGTGGGATATTAACTTCATCATTTGTATTCTTAGGAGCAAAAACTATAGCTGATAAAATAGGTAACTCAAATGCTTATTATGCACTTATAGCACTTGCACCTGCACTTTTATTTACACCTATAATGTCAGCTTTTAGAGGGTATTTTCAAGGTAGGCAGGATATGACACCTACTGCTTTATCACAAGTAATAGAACAACTTGCAAGAGTAGGAATGGGATTATTATTAGTTGCATTAATTCTTAGATTTGATAAAGGGCTTCCTATGGCAGCAGGTGGAGCTTCCTTTGGTGCTTCAGCAGGGGCCCTTTTAGGAAGTATTACTATTATATATATTTATTTAAAAAGAAAAAATAAAATTAGAAGAGAAATAAGAAGATCAGAAAGATTTAAAAAACAAGATACTTCTCAAATAATAAAAAGTATATTAGTAATAGCTATACCAATTACAATAGGTGCTTCAGTTGTACCACTTTTTGGAACAATAGATGTTGCAATTGTTATGAGAAGGCTCCAAGACATAGGTTATACTGAAAAAGAAGCTTCAGGATTATATGGTCAACTTACAGGAATGGCACAAACTTTAATAAACTTTCCTCAAGTATTTTCAGTTGCAATAGGGTCAAGTCTTGTACCAGCTATATCAACAGCTTTTGCTAGAAGAAAATTTAGTGAAGTTAAAAAAACTGCCAGTTCAGGAATAAGGGTTACTTTGCTCATTGGACTTCCAGCAGCTATGGGACTTTTTATATTAGCTGAACCTATTATAAAATTACTTTATTTTAGCAATCCAATTGAAGTTCAAGAAAGTGCAGGTTCTATACTTAGGGTACTATCTTTCAGTGTAATATTTTTGACTTTAGTTCAATCACTTACTGCTATACTTCAAGGTATGGGAAAAGCCTTTATTCCTGTGAGGAATCTTATAATTGGAGCACTAGCAAAAGTGGTAATAGTATATGTATTAACTGGAATACCTGGAGTTGGAGTTAAAGGAGCAGCAGTAAGTACAATTACAGCTTATATGATAGCTTCATTTTTAAATTTAAGAGCTGTAAAGAAGTATGCAAGAATTCGATTTAATTTAATAGATTTATTTTTCAAGCCTATTCTATCAGTAGCTATAATGACTTTAATTGTATCATTAAGCTATAATTTATTAGATGGATTTATTGGTTCTAGATTAGCTACATTAACTGCAATTGGACTTGGAGGAATTAGTTATGGATTTGCTTTACTTTTAACATCAACTATAACAAGCAAAGACTTTGAATTGCTACCTGGAGGAAATAAATTAGCTATAAAATTGAAAAAAATAGGTTTACTTAGAAGATAG
- a CDS encoding ABC transporter permease subunit, producing MNIIRRELKSNFKSRMIWSVSMILLIIAVFIEFSAFKDSPEINDVLNAFPDSVLSALGMGNADMTTLSGFLSLISLYIYLPLSIHASLLGSSIISKEERDKTAEFLFTLPVSRKKVIVNKIIASTLEVISLNFLTALTIVIMGLQHNPDEKFYKFLLLLFLGIFLTQLIFLSIGILIASITKRYKKSGNISLTILFVTYIISVLMGLTDKIDFLKYITPFEYFKSSYILENLELKLVYIVISVIIIAISMIGTFRVYPKRDLYI from the coding sequence GTGAACATAATTAGAAGAGAGTTAAAATCTAATTTTAAATCTAGAATGATATGGTCTGTGAGTATGATTTTACTTATTATAGCTGTGTTTATAGAATTTAGTGCTTTTAAAGATAGTCCTGAAATAAATGATGTACTTAATGCTTTTCCAGACTCAGTACTAAGTGCACTTGGGATGGGTAATGCTGATATGACTACTTTATCTGGTTTTTTGAGTCTTATCTCACTATATATCTATTTGCCTTTATCTATTCATGCATCACTTTTAGGAAGTTCAATTATTTCAAAGGAAGAAAGAGACAAAACAGCTGAATTTTTATTTACACTTCCTGTTTCAAGAAAAAAAGTAATAGTAAATAAAATCATAGCATCTACTTTAGAAGTTATAAGCTTAAATTTTTTAACAGCTTTAACTATAGTTATAATGGGATTACAACATAATCCTGATGAAAAATTTTATAAGTTTTTATTACTTTTATTTCTAGGAATATTTTTAACTCAATTAATATTTTTAAGTATTGGTATTCTTATAGCTTCAATAACAAAAAGATATAAGAAATCGGGAAATATTTCACTTACAATTTTATTTGTAACTTATATAATATCTGTACTTATGGGACTTACAGATAAAATTGATTTTTTAAAATATATAACTCCATTTGAATACTTTAAATCATCATACATATTAGAGAATTTAGAATTGAAATTAGTTTATATTGTGATATCAGTTATAATAATAGCAATTAGTATGATAGGAACATTTAGAGTTTATCCTAAAAGAGATTTGTATATTTAG
- the mazG gene encoding nucleoside triphosphate pyrophosphohydrolase: MSIINIIGLGFGDISDLNFKSIKALEKHKNFFRTDKSSIIDYLNEENIDYSSYDHIYETEEDFDNVYINIANDLIENSKKYSVINYCVPKSPLLFDKVTQILLNHQIDKQIKINIYNNGGFIENVFNILEKPMTSNIKVIDASDIKATTLDLNSDLIIFGIYDNLIASEIKVHLEEIYSDNHPIEIISSFLKKKKYSISLYKLDRLNDYNHDSTIYIPKINSNKNSYDMNNLIEIMERLRSKDGCMWDNEQTFESLREYLIEESYEVVDAIDRDDIDALEEELGDLLLQIVFLSQIAREEGYFNIWHVISSISNKMIYRHPHVFSDTLVNSVDDISDNWDKLKNKNKGINTITESMMSIPKEFPTLLKAYKIQKKASKVGFDWDYKEDAYKKIQEEIIELKVAIDQKVIENIEDEFGDLLFAIINFGRFLNVNPETALNRTIHKFISRFKYIEDTILKQGKTLEESNLEDMDKLWNEAKKFRLNF, translated from the coding sequence ATGTCAATAATAAATATAATTGGTTTGGGATTTGGTGACATTAGTGATTTGAATTTTAAAAGTATAAAGGCTTTAGAAAAACATAAGAATTTCTTTAGAACAGATAAAAGCTCAATTATAGATTATTTGAATGAAGAAAATATTGATTACTCATCTTATGATCATATATATGAGACTGAAGAAGATTTTGATAATGTATATATTAATATCGCCAATGATTTAATAGAAAATAGCAAGAAATATTCTGTTATCAACTATTGTGTTCCTAAAAGTCCTTTGTTATTTGATAAGGTTACTCAGATATTATTGAATCATCAAATTGACAAACAAATTAAAATTAATATTTATAATAATGGTGGTTTTATAGAAAATGTATTTAATATATTAGAAAAACCTATGACAAGTAATATTAAAGTGATAGATGCTTCAGATATAAAAGCGACTACTTTAGATTTAAATAGTGATTTGATAATTTTTGGAATTTATGATAATCTTATTGCATCAGAAATAAAAGTACATTTAGAGGAAATTTATAGTGATAATCATCCTATTGAAATAATAAGCAGTTTCTTAAAGAAAAAAAAGTACTCTATATCATTATATAAATTAGATAGACTTAATGACTATAATCATGATTCAACTATATATATTCCAAAGATAAATAGTAATAAAAATTCATATGACATGAATAATCTTATTGAGATAATGGAAAGATTAAGAAGTAAAGATGGTTGTATGTGGGATAATGAACAAACTTTTGAATCTTTAAGAGAATATTTAATAGAAGAATCTTATGAAGTAGTTGATGCAATAGATAGAGATGATATAGATGCTTTAGAAGAAGAACTAGGAGATTTATTGTTACAAATAGTTTTTCTAAGTCAAATAGCCAGAGAAGAAGGGTATTTTAATATTTGGCACGTTATAAGCTCTATTTCAAATAAGATGATTTATAGACATCCTCATGTGTTTTCTGATACTTTAGTAAATAGTGTAGATGATATAAGTGATAATTGGGACAAATTAAAAAATAAAAATAAAGGCATAAATACTATTACTGAAAGTATGATGAGTATACCTAAAGAATTTCCAACACTTTTAAAAGCATATAAGATTCAAAAAAAAGCATCTAAAGTTGGATTTGATTGGGACTATAAAGAAGATGCATATAAAAAGATTCAAGAAGAAATAATAGAATTAAAAGTTGCTATAGATCAAAAAGTAATTGAAAACATAGAAGATGAATTTGGAGATCTTTTATTTGCAATAATAAATTTTGGAAGATTTTTAAATGTTAATCCTGAGACTGCTTTAAATAGAACCATACATAAATTCATATCTAGATTTAAATATATAGAAGATACAATTTTAAAACAAGGAAAAACATTAGAAGAAAGCAATTTAGAAGATATGGATAAATTATGGAATGAGGCAAAAAAATTTAGATTAAATTTCTAA
- a CDS encoding S1 RNA-binding domain-containing protein yields MPVKVGSIVEGTVTGITNFGAFIQLGEGETGLVHISEVSDDYVKDINNYLKKGQKVKVKVLSMEKGKISLSIRQAKPKTSNPQEIDWSKKADPKMKGLSFEDKLSKFLKDSNERQDQIKSRDSKRGMNSKS; encoded by the coding sequence ATGCCCGTTAAAGTAGGTAGTATTGTTGAAGGAACAGTTACTGGTATAACTAATTTTGGAGCGTTTATTCAGCTAGGAGAAGGTGAGACTGGATTAGTTCATATTTCTGAGGTTTCAGATGATTATGTTAAAGATATTAATAATTATTTGAAAAAAGGACAAAAAGTTAAGGTAAAAGTTTTATCTATGGAAAAAGGCAAAATTAGTTTATCCATAAGACAAGCTAAACCAAAAACAAGTAATCCACAAGAAATTGATTGGTCAAAAAAAGCTGATCCAAAGATGAAAGGCTTATCATTTGAAGACAAACTTTCAAAATTTCTAAAAGACAGTAACGAAAGACAAGATCAAATTAAATCTAGGGATTCAAAAAGAGGTATGAATTCTAAATCTTAA